The Sphingomonas aliaeris genome segment CGAGTGCGCCCGCCGGACGATAAGCGAGCATCGTGCCGGTCAGATTTGGCTCGGGCGGGCGTTGCCAGTCGCGCCGGGCGGGAAGAGAGCGATCGGGAAGATCGTCGACCTGATGATGCAACCAGCTAAACCATTCCGGCGCAACGCGGCTGGAATCGTTGGACCCGTTATAGATCACCCAGCGGCGCGGGTTGCCCGCGGTGTCGCTGCCGCCCTGATAATAGACGTTGCCGAGCGCGTCTTCGCCGACGCGGGTCTTGCCGCGCAAGCCAAACCACGTGCCGATGGTGGCGCCGTTCCACCAGGTGAAAGGATTGAGATTGATGCCCATGAAAAACGCTTAGCCGCGCAACCGCCCTGCTTCAACAGGGATGAATAGCCGCGATGCGCAGGAGGCGATCAGTTGGGCCACGTCACCTTGTCGCCCTCGGCTATGCCCAGTTCGCTCGCGCGACCGCCATTGATCTCGAACACCGCCGCGACCGGCTCGCCCGAGGGGATCGGCGCTTCGGAAAAGGGCACGGCATTTTCGGCGATGCGGGCGATCGTGCCGTCGGGCCGGATGAAGATGATGTCGAGCGCACTCGGCGTGTTCTTCATCCAGAAGTTCGCCTCGCGCGGCGGGCCGCCCTCCGCCGGATAGGGCGTGAAGATCATCCCTTCATCCTTCGGGATGTTGGTGCGGAACATCAGGCCACGCTCCTGTTCCGCCGGGGACTTCG includes the following:
- a CDS encoding DUF192 domain-containing protein gives rise to the protein MGLRIVYLAAALGLSALTGACASGDAAPGAAEAKATKIPVTVQSTNGSHVFKAEVAKSPAEQERGLMFRTNIPKDEGMIFTPYPAEGGPPREANFWMKNTPSALDIIFIRPDGTIARIAENAVPFSEAPIPSGEPVAAVFEINGGRASELGIAEGDKVTWPN
- a CDS encoding NADH:ubiquinone oxidoreductase subunit NDUFA12; protein product: MGINLNPFTWWNGATIGTWFGLRGKTRVGEDALGNVYYQGGSDTAGNPRRWVIYNGSNDSSRVAPEWFSWLHHQVDDLPDRSLPARRDWQRPPEPNLTGTMLAYRPAGALEKGGKRAAATGDYEAWTPDA